A single Desulfobaculum xiamenense DNA region contains:
- a CDS encoding ATP synthase subunit I codes for MRMKTINETVEARLYRMGYTLRDVRILVRNQLYLAAASCIAAAGLGWMMPWLFDFAAGALLITFNFSSLARFAQHLVHKREGAISRLLLGFYGRLLLTGLALLALIAWGNAVVGALLAGLSTAVVTILIWGAAQVIGKNAKEA; via the coding sequence ATGAGAATGAAGACGATAAACGAAACGGTTGAGGCACGGCTGTACCGGATGGGCTACACCCTGCGGGATGTACGAATCCTCGTTCGCAACCAGCTGTATCTCGCCGCCGCATCGTGTATCGCAGCCGCAGGCCTTGGCTGGATGATGCCTTGGCTTTTCGATTTCGCGGCAGGAGCGCTGCTCATCACGTTCAATTTCTCTTCCCTTGCACGTTTCGCACAACATCTGGTGCATAAACGTGAGGGCGCCATCAGCCGTCTGCTCCTCGGCTTTTACGGGCGTCTTCTCTTGACCGGGCTTGCACTGCTTGCATTGATCGCATGGGGAAACGCGGTCGTCGGCGCATTGCTGGCAGGTCTTTCCACGGCAGTGGTCACGATTCTCATCTGGGGCGCCGCCCAGGTGATAGGGAAAAACGCGAAGGAGGCGTAA
- a CDS encoding AtpZ/AtpI family protein, which yields MNVCTKAGRHNKGAAIMFFGNRKKNERPLLDLMGDVGTIGMHMVASTFVGLAMGYYLDKWLGTNPWFLLIFLFIGIAAGFKNVYEQAMRMMNGKDTKDENEDDKRNG from the coding sequence GTGAATGTTTGCACGAAAGCAGGCCGCCACAACAAGGGGGCTGCGATCATGTTCTTTGGCAATCGGAAGAAGAATGAACGGCCTCTTCTCGATCTCATGGGGGACGTGGGCACCATCGGCATGCACATGGTGGCATCCACGTTCGTCGGGCTGGCCATGGGGTACTACCTCGACAAATGGCTCGGCACGAACCCGTGGTTCCTTTTGATCTTCCTGTTCATCGGCATTGCCGCCGGATTCAAAAACGTGTACGAGCAGGCGATGCGAATGATGAACGGGAAGGACACGAAAGATGAGAATGAAGACGATAAACGAAACGGTTGA